A single window of Rhipicephalus microplus isolate Deutch F79 chromosome 5, USDA_Rmic, whole genome shotgun sequence DNA harbors:
- the LOC119174571 gene encoding cyclin-dependent kinase 16 isoform X5 yields the protein METYTKLDKLGEGTYAMVFKGKSRLTDNLVALKEIRLEHEEGAPCTAIREVSLLKDLKHNNIVTLHDIVHTEKSLTLVFEYLEKDLKQYMDDCGNFLSMNTVKCFLFQLLRGLAYCHGRRILHRDLKPQNLLINERGELKLADFGLARAKSVPIKTFSNEVVTLWYRPPDVLLGSTDYSTSIDMWGVGCIFYEMASGRPLFPGSTVEDELHLIFRTLGTPTEATWPGIESRSEFLAYRFPRYTPESLGSKVPRIGAPGVALLLEFLKFEPKMRISAKDAMRHSYFDSLGPNIHKLPDTASIFTIPGVQLSRTASLRGDRNAPSV from the exons ATGGAGACCTACACGAAGTTGGACAAGCTGGGGGAG GGGACCTATGCCATGGTGTTCAAGGGCAAGAGCCGGCTGACGGACAATTTGGTGGCCCTCAAGGAGATTCGGCTAGAACACGAGGAGGGGGCGCCTTGCACTGCCATTAGAGAAG TTTCACTCCTCAAGGACTTGAAGCACAACAACATAGTTACTCTACATGACATAGTTCATACAGAAAAATCTCTCACTCTCGTCTTTGAATACTTG GAAAAAGACTTGAAGCAGTATATGGATGACTGTGGAAACTTTCTCTCAATGAATACTGTAAAA TGCTTTCTGTTTCAACTTCTGCGTGGCCTGGCATATTGTCACGGGCGGCGCATACTCCACCGAGACCTCAAGCCTCAGAACCTGCTCATCAATGAGCGGGGAGAGCTGAAGCTGGCCGACTTTGGTCTGGCGCGAGCCAAGTCAGTGCCCATCAAGACCTTCTCGAACGAGGTGGTCACCCTGTGGTACCGGCCACCGGACGTTCTCCTAGGCTCCACCGACTACTCCACCTCCATTGACATGTG GGGCGTCGGTTGCATCTTCTACGAGATGGCGAGCGGGCGGCCCCTCTTTCCGGGCTCCACAGTGGAGGACGAGCTGCACCTCATCTTTCGCACGCTAGGCACCCCAACGGAAGCCACCTGGCCTGGCATCGAATCCCGGTCCGAGTTCCTGGCCTACCGCTTTCCTCGGTACACGCCCGAGAGCTTGGGCTCCAAGGTTCCACGCATCGGGGCGCCCGGCGTGGCCCTCCTGCTCGAATTCCTCAAG TTCGAACCAAAGATGAGGATCTCAGCAAAAGATGCAATGAGGCATTCTTACTTTGACAGCTTGGGGCCAAACATCCACAAACTTCCGGACA